AGAAGTTAAGAAGCTAGCTGTTAAGTCAATACCCAAGCGATCGATATCCAAGAAAAACTGACCGTTGTTAGGTTTAAGTTCTGAGGGAACTATATTTTGGAACGATGCGCTATCTGCTAACTTTGCCTTGGGTTGGGGGACGATCGCATCGGCAATGTTGGCTCCCAATACCAAAAAAGCGACATCGCCATCTAACCAACCGTGGCTGATTTTCGATCCCAAGGATGGCGAAGTAAAATTAACTACTCGTTGATTGGCAATTTTTGTTTCTTCTACCTTTAATTTGTATTTATTGGCGATCGCGAGGTCGAACTTTTCTAAGGACTTTTCAGCTAAGCGACGATCTTTTGCTTTTACCATAAATACGACTCCCGCACCTGAGTTAGGATATGGCGAATCTTCTTTGGATTGTTGAGGAAAGGGAATAAAGGAAAATGAAAATTCACCGTCCATCCAGGGTACTAATTCCCGATCCAAATCTAAATTAGCGAATTCTTTCACTAAATTTCGTAACTCTTGAGGTTTGAAAGGTGAAATGGGATTTGACTCTGCCCCTTGAACGTACTCCTGCCAAAGCAGTTTTAAATTGCCGCCAGACATCATCATCAAAGTATCTGCGGGCAGGCGTTTGGGCATGATGCCTGCTTCATTTTTGACAGTATATTTTTTCTTACTATTCGGATTCAGCCAAGAAATACTTTTAAAGCGCAGCCCTTCTGAGTCGAGCGTAATTGTAGTTGCTAAGCCCTGCTGTTGCTGGAGTTGAGATAATCCTTGCGGAGGAACTTGCTGCTGAAAATTTTTTAATACGGTTGCTGCTAATGGGATATTGACATACAATTTGGCAAAAGGTCGATCGGCTTGTATTTGCTGCAATGCTTGGATGTAACCCGGAGTTTTGATTAAAGAAGCACCGCTGAGGTAGGTATCGATCACTTTATTTGTGGTTTTGGGATCTGTGGCGATCGCTAAAAATCGCCCTTCTAGTACTGCCGCTGAAAAATTATCGGTATTATTGTCTGCGATCTCCTTAATTTGAACGCCCTTGTAAGTGCGATCGACCCAGTTCGCTTGTTTGAGAGGACTATTCGGTCTTTCCAAGAGTTGCTGCGCCTGGGCTGGTTTATCGAGCGGCAAAATCATGACAACTGACTGCTTAGGTTGTTCTGGTTTTGAAGAATTTTGAGTGAGTTTGCCTTGTGGAGATTTTGTTTGTTCTGACAAAAAGGCAAAAGTGACTTCTTTGCCTGCCCAAGGTTGAATATCTTGTTGGTAATCGTAGCCGTTCGGAGAGAGAAAGCGATCGCGCAAGTTAGCGAAAGTGCGATCGAAAGCCGCTTGCGTTTCCTTTGTACCAAACTGCCGCAATTGCTGCCATTGTTCTGGAAGAGCGGATACAGACAATACCACTACGGCATCTTGAGGAACTAAGTTAGCCCCCACCGGCAAGCTGACCGATGAAGACTGTGTGTGACTCAGTAGCCAATAGGCGGTTGCACCACCACCGATTAGCACGCTGGTAGTTCCCAAAGTTAGTAAAAGGGACGGTTTTTTTCGTTTAATCATGCTCATGGTTCGCAGTTCATGGTTCACAGTTCATGGTTCGCAGTTCATGGTTCATGGCCATGAAGAATGAACAATTAGCAATGAACAATTAACAAGTAGCAGCTAGCAATTTGTTATACAGGGTATCTCGTTGTTGATAAGGACGCCCCAAGGAATCGATCGCAGCTTGCAAAGTTTGCACTTCCATACAAGTACCGCCTTTCGCCCCAGCCATTGTAGTAATATGCTC
The nucleotide sequence above comes from Aerosakkonema funiforme FACHB-1375. Encoded proteins:
- a CDS encoding DUF3352 domain-containing protein, whose amino-acid sequence is MSMIKRKKPSLLLTLGTTSVLIGGGATAYWLLSHTQSSSVSLPVGANLVPQDAVVVLSVSALPEQWQQLRQFGTKETQAAFDRTFANLRDRFLSPNGYDYQQDIQPWAGKEVTFAFLSEQTKSPQGKLTQNSSKPEQPKQSVVMILPLDKPAQAQQLLERPNSPLKQANWVDRTYKGVQIKEIADNNTDNFSAAVLEGRFLAIATDPKTTNKVIDTYLSGASLIKTPGYIQALQQIQADRPFAKLYVNIPLAATVLKNFQQQVPPQGLSQLQQQQGLATTITLDSEGLRFKSISWLNPNSKKKYTVKNEAGIMPKRLPADTLMMMSGGNLKLLWQEYVQGAESNPISPFKPQELRNLVKEFANLDLDRELVPWMDGEFSFSFIPFPQQSKEDSPYPNSGAGVVFMVKAKDRRLAEKSLEKFDLAIANKYKLKVEETKIANQRVVNFTSPSLGSKISHGWLDGDVAFLVLGANIADAIVPQPKAKLADSASFQNIVPSELKPNNGQFFLDIDRLGIDLTASFLTSLFRRSQDPNTQRILRNHLVPIRAIGITTAVSDPRSTRFDIFVKLKKVEESRD